Proteins encoded within one genomic window of Cytophagales bacterium:
- a CDS encoding LysE family translocator: protein MAEIQDFMLFLGLSWILIVTPGPDLIYVLTKGIASGRKAGLISAFGVTLGILVHTLFAALGLSLILQTSALAFTLVKMLGAGYLIYLGVKMLRSKNQSFELEGGSDVSTKKIFLQGLISNTLNPKVALFFMAFLPQFIRTQEAAVSPLPFVMLGCIFAGFTFLFLATLGYFSGAVGHYLKTRASIAKWINHISGLVMVLLGIRLAFTRK from the coding sequence ATGGCCGAAATTCAAGACTTCATGTTGTTCCTGGGCTTGTCCTGGATATTGATCGTTACTCCGGGCCCTGACTTAATTTACGTGTTGACTAAAGGCATTGCCTCGGGTAGAAAAGCAGGTCTCATCTCTGCGTTTGGAGTAACGCTAGGCATATTGGTGCATACACTATTTGCCGCGCTGGGTTTGTCGCTCATTTTGCAGACTTCAGCCCTGGCATTTACACTGGTCAAGATGTTAGGAGCAGGTTATCTGATCTATCTTGGTGTGAAAATGTTGCGGAGCAAAAATCAGTCCTTTGAACTGGAGGGAGGAAGCGATGTTTCTACGAAGAAAATCTTTTTACAAGGCCTGATTTCTAACACGCTGAATCCTAAAGTAGCCTTGTTTTTCATGGCCTTTCTCCCTCAATTCATACGAACACAGGAAGCGGCTGTGTCTCCGCTTCCGTTTGTGATGCTTGGCTGCATTTTTGCTGGTTTTACTTTCCTGTTCCTTGCGACCTTAGGGTATTTCTCAGGAGCCGTAGGACATTACCTGAAAACCAGGGCTTCCATCGCCAAATGGATCAATCATATTTCTGGCCTGGTGATGGTTTTGCTAGGTATTCGACTAGCCTTCACCAGAAAATGA
- a CDS encoding SDR family oxidoreductase translates to MAKKILITGAAGGFGKLTVQQLLKDGHQVVGTVRNLEKEANNDLRSAGAQLIKMDVTNDERVIEGVNQAISLLGGLDVVINNAGVGVVGMQEHFTPEDLMQLFDVNVIGVQRVNRAALPYLRKQGSGILVHISSLLGRMTLPFYGPYNASKWALEALAENYRSELSVFGIASCIVEPGGYPTTFMTNLMQPSDTTRNESYGDFFHAPKAMFDGFEQALANNPEQNPQKVADAIAQVVGQTDSDRPFRTVVDSMGMGDHIKGYNDQLDQITNGIYSVFGMEGMLEVKA, encoded by the coding sequence ATGGCGAAGAAAATATTGATCACAGGAGCTGCCGGAGGATTTGGAAAACTGACTGTACAGCAACTATTGAAAGACGGTCATCAGGTAGTTGGCACCGTAAGGAATCTTGAAAAAGAAGCCAATAACGACTTGAGGTCTGCTGGTGCTCAGCTCATAAAAATGGACGTCACCAATGATGAACGTGTGATTGAGGGCGTCAACCAGGCCATCTCTCTACTTGGAGGACTGGATGTGGTCATCAATAATGCCGGTGTTGGCGTAGTAGGCATGCAAGAACATTTCACACCAGAAGACCTGATGCAGCTATTTGATGTGAATGTGATCGGTGTACAGCGAGTGAACCGGGCCGCATTGCCTTATTTAAGAAAACAGGGTTCGGGAATACTGGTTCATATCTCAAGTTTATTGGGTCGCATGACTTTACCCTTTTATGGTCCCTACAATGCTTCGAAATGGGCGCTGGAAGCTTTGGCAGAAAACTATCGGTCAGAACTTTCTGTTTTTGGAATTGCCTCATGCATCGTGGAGCCTGGTGGCTATCCTACCACCTTTATGACCAATCTGATGCAGCCCAGTGATACAACCCGCAATGAAAGCTACGGTGACTTTTTTCATGCACCCAAGGCAATGTTCGACGGGTTTGAGCAGGCACTAGCCAACAACCCGGAGCAAAACCCTCAAAAAGTAGCGGATGCCATTGCCCAGGTCGTTGGCCAAACTGATAGTGATCGTCCATTCAGAACTGTGGTAGACAGCATGGGCATGGGAGATCACATCAAAGGATACAATGATCAGCTGGACCAGATCACAAATGGCATCTACAGTGTGTTTGGTATGGAGGGAATGCTCGAAGTAAAAGCTTGA
- a CDS encoding SDR family oxidoreductase — protein sequence MNLRRAALKQIGLGTGMGIVAPGATFALSEDTSDQELKGKTAIVTGARNNLGRGFAIALARMGANVVVHHHTADTRDQAEETARLVEAQGAKATIVLGDLGKLENIEKMFDAAESTFGSADILVNNAGQIVKKPLAEVTEEEYDRLANINSKGTFFCMREASRRLKDHGRVINIGTSLFTSITPNYAVYAGTKAGMEEYTRALTKEIGSRGITVNVVCPGPVDTPFFHEQETPQSLAYVSRFSIAGRLGEVNDIVPMVTFLASPSSQWITGQTFWVNGGYATR from the coding sequence ATGAATTTACGAAGAGCAGCATTGAAGCAAATCGGACTGGGTACCGGAATGGGCATCGTAGCTCCTGGAGCCACCTTTGCACTATCAGAGGATACGTCTGACCAAGAACTGAAAGGTAAGACTGCCATTGTAACCGGAGCAAGGAATAATCTGGGTCGGGGGTTTGCAATAGCCCTGGCCCGGATGGGTGCCAACGTGGTGGTCCATCATCACACCGCGGATACCCGCGACCAGGCGGAAGAAACGGCCCGATTGGTGGAAGCTCAAGGGGCCAAAGCCACCATCGTTTTAGGAGATCTGGGTAAACTTGAGAACATCGAGAAAATGTTCGATGCTGCGGAAAGCACATTCGGATCAGCGGATATTCTGGTAAATAATGCCGGACAGATTGTAAAAAAGCCACTAGCAGAAGTAACTGAAGAGGAATACGACCGACTGGCCAACATCAATTCGAAGGGTACTTTTTTCTGCATGAGAGAAGCTTCAAGGCGCCTCAAAGATCATGGTCGGGTAATCAATATTGGGACTTCTTTATTCACATCAATCACTCCCAATTACGCAGTTTATGCAGGAACCAAGGCCGGCATGGAAGAATATACCCGGGCGTTGACCAAAGAAATTGGCTCACGTGGGATCACCGTAAATGTGGTCTGCCCCGGCCCGGTGGACACACCCTTTTTTCACGAGCAGGAAACACCGCAATCATTGGCCTACGTTTCCAGGTTTTCGATAGCTGGAAGACTAGGTGAAGTGAATGACATTGTACCGATGGTTACCTTTCTGGCCTCTCCCAGTTCACAATGGATTACGGGCCAGACTTTCTGGGTGAATGGTGGTTATGCGACAAGGTGA
- a CDS encoding DUF5655 domain-containing protein — MEKGLLEKTGKSLEDWIKIVEQSGLDKHKAIMDFLKKEHGFTHGFANFVALKARKADAGSHDDGDLLTNQYKGKEVLKPIYEQLVTEISKFGEDITKTPKKDSVSMIRKKQFALIKPATKTRIDLGLKLKDVPVGDRLEGSGPFGAMCTHRVRLESVDQVDEELIGWLKEAYEKAG; from the coding sequence ATGGAAAAAGGACTTTTAGAAAAAACTGGTAAATCACTGGAGGACTGGATCAAGATAGTCGAACAATCAGGTCTTGATAAACACAAGGCGATCATGGACTTCCTGAAAAAGGAACACGGTTTCACCCATGGCTTTGCCAATTTCGTCGCTTTGAAAGCACGAAAAGCGGATGCGGGTTCTCATGATGATGGGGATCTGCTGACCAATCAGTATAAGGGAAAAGAAGTTCTAAAGCCGATCTATGAACAGCTAGTTACTGAAATCAGTAAGTTTGGTGAGGACATCACAAAAACACCTAAAAAGGACAGTGTGAGCATGATCCGAAAGAAGCAATTTGCTTTGATCAAGCCTGCCACTAAAACCCGAATCGACCTGGGGCTGAAGTTGAAAGATGTGCCGGTTGGCGATCGATTAGAAGGTTCGGGACCATTTGGCGCCATGTGTACGCACCGCGTTCGTTTGGAATCAGTGGATCAGGTGGACGAGGAACTGATCGGTTGGCTGAAGGAGGCATATGAGAAGGCGGGGTAG
- a CDS encoding helix-turn-helix transcriptional regulator: MKQPELGQKLIELRKDKDLTQEELVEACNVSIRTIQRIEAGEVTPRTSTIKIILAALGEDLSVFKEATDRMQNNAQLARSAHWLQLAWIFGIVYFIVGFIEIGMDAARYDAIIGSFYDYTNNSYSNNTVYIFIKLISFGSYAIFLWGFWHLAVLFKVDLLKVSVYLMIIISLIISLLDIFVAFIEIDEDWMIPLMIVETISLGAVAIVLGLGLMKLQDGMGRLAFGVGILEVIIGFFLVTVVLFLISAVLMIPTIIMEIVLLYRGYEYAKNNAVGGSF, from the coding sequence ATGAAACAGCCCGAATTAGGACAGAAGTTAATAGAACTCAGAAAAGATAAAGACCTCACACAGGAAGAATTGGTAGAGGCTTGTAATGTCAGTATACGTACGATCCAGCGGATAGAAGCCGGTGAAGTAACCCCTCGCACCTCCACGATCAAGATCATTCTTGCGGCACTCGGAGAAGACTTATCGGTATTCAAAGAAGCCACGGATCGCATGCAAAACAATGCCCAATTGGCCAGGTCCGCACACTGGCTGCAATTAGCATGGATCTTTGGTATTGTATACTTCATCGTAGGGTTCATAGAAATTGGCATGGACGCTGCGCGTTACGATGCCATCATCGGCTCTTTCTACGATTACACCAACAATTCATACTCAAACAATACCGTTTACATCTTCATCAAACTCATCTCCTTCGGATCTTACGCTATATTCTTATGGGGTTTCTGGCATTTAGCCGTCCTGTTCAAAGTCGACCTGCTCAAAGTATCCGTATATCTGATGATCATCATTTCACTCATCATAAGCCTGCTCGATATTTTCGTTGCATTCATTGAGATCGACGAAGACTGGATGATCCCGCTGATGATCGTTGAAACCATTTCATTGGGCGCCGTTGCGATCGTTTTAGGTCTTGGCCTTATGAAACTTCAAGACGGTATGGGAAGACTGGCCTTTGGCGTGGGTATTCTGGAAGTCATTATTGGTTTTTTCCTGGTCACCGTGGTATTGTTCCTCATCAGTGCGGTATTGATGATCCCAACCATAATTATGGAAATCGTCCTGTTGTACCGGGGTTATGAGTATGCTAAAAATAACGCAGTTGGAGGGTCGTTCTAA
- a CDS encoding helix-turn-helix domain-containing protein has protein sequence MIFVPHSLDKPYSPYIESIFHFKDFVPDHSIERVVPTGHLFILFELDGYERNTFDNDTLKPNNTYHKVWISGVHRNYISISAHEQSEMFVIQFKPYGAYPFFHFPIEQLNDQVVHTEALFGNELIALREALHQAESSQDKFQEAEKWLDARFDPNRVPPEELVSYHHDLQAQPTLNGQAVTNYPHSQKHLIDQFKKYVGITPKYAHRTMRFNEILKRMQQKEKIAWAQIAYECGFTDQSYFIKEFRHFSGFNPQEFIIQELNKDHPDNFFPLDRES, from the coding sequence ATGATTTTTGTACCCCATTCACTAGATAAACCTTATAGTCCCTACATCGAATCCATTTTTCATTTCAAAGACTTTGTGCCTGATCACTCCATCGAGCGAGTGGTTCCCACGGGACATTTGTTCATCCTGTTTGAATTGGATGGGTATGAAAGAAATACGTTCGATAATGATACGCTGAAGCCAAACAATACCTACCATAAAGTTTGGATCTCCGGGGTGCATCGCAATTACATTTCTATTTCGGCTCATGAGCAGTCGGAGATGTTTGTGATCCAGTTCAAACCTTACGGAGCTTATCCGTTTTTTCATTTCCCTATCGAGCAGTTGAATGACCAGGTGGTACATACGGAAGCGCTTTTTGGAAATGAATTGATCGCATTGCGAGAGGCCCTTCATCAGGCAGAGAGTTCTCAGGATAAATTTCAGGAAGCCGAAAAGTGGTTGGATGCCCGATTCGATCCTAATCGCGTTCCCCCGGAAGAATTGGTCAGTTATCATCATGATCTACAGGCACAGCCTACATTGAATGGGCAGGCAGTGACGAATTATCCGCATTCACAGAAGCACCTGATTGATCAGTTCAAGAAGTACGTGGGAATCACTCCAAAATATGCACACCGAACCATGCGATTCAATGAAATCCTGAAAAGGATGCAGCAAAAGGAGAAGATTGCCTGGGCGCAGATTGCTTATGAATGTGGGTTTACGGATCAGTCTTACTTTATCAAAGAATTCAGGCACTTCTCTGGTTTCAACCCACAGGAGTTCATCATTCAAGAGTTGAATAAAGATCATCCGGATAACTTTTTTCCGTTGGATCGAGAGAGCTAA
- a CDS encoding glycosyl hydrolase codes for MRRSLLLLMILSFFCFDADAQRRKRKSATPSAPNFQAEQFHGLQWRNIGPYRGGRANAIAGVIGSDEIYYAGYTGGGVWKTFDGGANWENLSDGQFTVGSIGDIAVSESDPNVVVVGSGEHAVRGVMTSYGDGVYKSLDAGKTWSKIGLEKTRHISDVIIHPTDFNTLYVGAQGAVHGPSSDRGVYKSTDGGQTWKKTLYIDENTGISSLQMDMTNPRVMYAATWQHRRYPWKVESGGPGSGVYKSTDGGETWTKIVKGLPEMMGKIGLSVSRANPSRVFALVEAEKSESGMYRSDDGGMTWQLMSNNQIITARSWYYMEVFADPNNENVVYALNAPLMKSIDGGKTFESMRVVHGDCHDFWINPSNSSNFAMAEDGGATISYSAGRTWSTLNNQPTAQFYRITADKRVPFWVYSGQQDNLSVAMPSRSKNYGILSTDWYNGPGCESAMVTFDNLENPRILYGGCFNGRISLLDVVTKEAKDIMPYPETTLGYEAKDMKYRFNWNAPLINSPHDVKTMYYGGNVLFRTTNGGLKWEVISGDLTKNDQDKQGQGGGPFTNEGAGGENYNTIYYIAESPHDKGVIYTGTDGGMIQLTKDGGKTWNDVTPAGLPETMIHAIEVSPHDPGTVYFASTRYKFNDYKNYSYKSTDFGTTWTKIGDEIRADDFFKVIREDPKVPGLLYAGAERGFYISLNGGQNFHLFQQNLPAVPITDMTIRDNDIAISTAGRGFWILDDISALQQSKGEFAGTSRLFEPKTHYRLFGNAPFYLVTEYAYGKNPAEGVTLDYYLPEIDDRTLTLEIFDADGEAVRKIEGTKEEIPVVMAGGRGNVPLPNTAKLPMKMGQNRFTWDFRTNGLTKVPDAFIFGADYRGHRVAPGEYSAKLTYGDETSEVSITILNPPELDITTAQWKSQQQLMSEIEGRINEIHDRINNSMDMSERLESISEQLEDLQGMDDLKEAGENLSEKIEEWRSKVIELRQKGFQDALNWPSGMNSEFFLIRNNLDTYEPSIPEGYKTRFNDLDEQWQSHKALYQQIMDGDVESFNELFKSKELPPLQKEKKEELNN; via the coding sequence ATGAGAAGATCACTCCTGCTACTAATGATTCTTTCCTTTTTCTGTTTTGATGCCGATGCACAACGCAGAAAGCGAAAGTCTGCAACTCCTTCTGCACCAAACTTCCAGGCCGAACAATTCCACGGCTTACAATGGCGAAATATCGGGCCTTATCGTGGAGGCCGGGCCAATGCCATTGCAGGAGTGATCGGGAGTGATGAGATCTATTATGCAGGATATACCGGTGGAGGTGTTTGGAAAACGTTTGATGGTGGCGCAAATTGGGAAAACCTGTCAGACGGCCAGTTTACCGTAGGTTCCATTGGAGATATTGCGGTAAGCGAATCAGACCCCAATGTAGTGGTCGTGGGGTCTGGCGAACACGCTGTAAGAGGCGTCATGACTTCCTATGGTGATGGCGTTTACAAGTCATTGGATGCCGGTAAAACCTGGTCTAAGATAGGCCTGGAGAAAACCCGCCACATTTCAGATGTGATCATTCATCCTACTGACTTCAATACGCTTTATGTCGGAGCGCAAGGAGCGGTTCATGGGCCTTCCTCAGATCGTGGGGTATATAAATCAACTGATGGAGGCCAGACCTGGAAAAAGACCCTATACATCGATGAGAATACCGGAATTTCCAGCCTGCAAATGGACATGACCAATCCACGCGTGATGTACGCAGCTACCTGGCAACACCGACGATATCCGTGGAAGGTAGAAAGTGGTGGTCCCGGTTCTGGGGTATACAAGTCTACAGATGGGGGAGAAACCTGGACAAAGATTGTGAAGGGCTTACCGGAAATGATGGGGAAAATTGGTCTCTCCGTCTCACGTGCCAATCCGAGCCGAGTATTTGCATTGGTAGAAGCAGAAAAGTCTGAATCTGGGATGTATCGATCCGATGATGGTGGAATGACCTGGCAATTGATGTCCAACAATCAGATCATTACGGCGCGTTCCTGGTATTACATGGAGGTATTCGCTGATCCGAATAATGAAAACGTGGTGTATGCACTGAATGCTCCTCTGATGAAATCCATTGACGGGGGCAAGACCTTTGAAAGCATGCGGGTGGTCCACGGCGATTGTCATGACTTTTGGATCAACCCTTCCAACAGCAGCAACTTCGCCATGGCGGAAGATGGGGGTGCGACTATTAGTTATTCCGCAGGAAGGACATGGTCTACTTTGAATAATCAACCTACCGCGCAATTTTATCGCATCACGGCAGACAAGCGTGTTCCATTTTGGGTGTACAGTGGTCAGCAAGATAACCTGTCAGTGGCCATGCCTTCCAGAAGTAAAAACTACGGAATCTTGAGCACTGACTGGTACAATGGCCCTGGATGCGAAAGCGCAATGGTGACCTTTGATAACCTCGAAAACCCGAGAATACTTTACGGAGGGTGCTTCAATGGCCGGATCAGCTTATTGGATGTGGTCACGAAAGAAGCCAAGGACATCATGCCCTATCCGGAAACCACTTTAGGGTATGAAGCGAAAGACATGAAATACCGGTTCAACTGGAATGCCCCGTTGATCAATTCGCCACATGATGTGAAGACCATGTATTATGGTGGGAATGTGCTGTTCAGGACAACCAATGGTGGTTTGAAATGGGAAGTGATCAGTGGAGACCTGACCAAAAATGATCAAGACAAACAAGGACAGGGCGGAGGTCCTTTCACCAATGAAGGAGCCGGTGGTGAAAACTATAATACCATTTACTACATCGCAGAATCTCCGCATGACAAAGGGGTGATCTACACGGGTACTGATGGTGGCATGATCCAATTGACCAAAGATGGTGGAAAGACCTGGAATGATGTCACTCCTGCCGGACTTCCAGAGACCATGATCCACGCGATTGAAGTATCGCCGCATGATCCAGGGACCGTCTATTTTGCTTCCACGCGCTACAAATTCAATGACTATAAGAATTACAGTTACAAGTCCACGGATTTCGGCACGACCTGGACCAAAATTGGTGACGAGATCCGAGCAGATGATTTTTTCAAGGTGATTCGGGAAGATCCCAAAGTCCCGGGGCTGTTGTATGCGGGTGCAGAAAGAGGCTTTTACATTTCCTTGAATGGCGGCCAGAATTTTCACCTTTTCCAACAAAACCTACCAGCTGTTCCGATCACGGATATGACCATTCGTGACAATGACATTGCCATTTCTACGGCTGGAAGAGGGTTCTGGATCTTAGATGATATTTCCGCCTTACAACAGTCGAAAGGAGAATTCGCTGGAACTTCCAGACTATTCGAACCTAAGACCCACTATCGCCTGTTTGGCAATGCGCCATTCTACCTTGTAACAGAATATGCTTACGGAAAGAATCCGGCGGAAGGAGTCACGCTAGATTATTATCTCCCGGAGATTGATGATCGAACATTGACTTTGGAAATCTTCGATGCGGATGGAGAAGCGGTCCGAAAAATAGAAGGAACAAAAGAAGAGATCCCTGTGGTAATGGCGGGTGGACGAGGCAATGTGCCCCTACCAAATACCGCAAAACTGCCCATGAAAATGGGACAAAATCGGTTCACATGGGATTTTCGAACCAATGGTTTGACTAAAGTGCCGGATGCTTTCATCTTTGGTGCAGATTACAGAGGTCATCGCGTAGCACCCGGAGAATATAGTGCCAAGCTCACCTATGGCGACGAAACTTCAGAGGTTTCCATCACGATATTAAATCCGCCGGAATTGGATATCACCACAGCACAATGGAAGAGTCAGCAACAATTGATGTCAGAAATTGAAGGCAGGATCAATGAGATCCATGATAGGATCAACAACTCCATGGACATGAGTGAACGCTTAGAGTCCATTTCTGAGCAATTGGAAGATTTGCAGGGCATGGACGACTTGAAGGAAGCTGGGGAGAACCTGTCCGAGAAGATCGAAGAGTGGCGATCAAAAGTCATCGAACTTCGTCAAAAAGGGTTTCAGGATGCACTCAATTGGCCATCAGGCATGAACTCAGAATTCTTCCTGATCCGCAATAACCTGGACACCTATGAGCCTAGCATTCCCGAAGGCTACAAAACCCGATTCAATGACCTTGATGAACAGTGGCAATCTCATAAAGCCCTTTATCAGCAGATCATGGATGGTGATGTGGAGTCATTCAACGAGTTGTTCAAAAGCAAGGAGCTACCGCCACTACAAAAGGAGAAGAAGGAGGAGCTGAATAATTGA
- a CDS encoding PQQ-dependent sugar dehydrogenase, which produces MIAILQKLFFRKFTIRIFVLWGIFLIACKEETSTDPPPVNEPPTSTNPVTVIGDITVETLASGFNIPWGIEVIGEEEFLFTDRVGFLYHYLEGTTSQIEDVPASSTFTTSVGLLMAGLMDVSLHPEYENNGLVYIAHVTLDNRLTVSRFTIADGQATDAQTIFKANGISVGSRICWQDTDHFFLSVGVGGDPFPILGPQNLGDDRGKIHRLTSDGQIPEDNPVFENQLAPTSIWSYGHRNPQGMYFDGASQTLYANEHGPFGGDELNQVAKGENYGWPLFSHGLNYDGSSVSTMREADAAEISVLPIKYWDHFARVSPSGLLLLEGSQFVNWNGSFLMGSLYPQNLLRYDPETDVTELVLAQIGRVRDVAQLPSGNLIILVDAGSPSALDRGRLLKLSPVEN; this is translated from the coding sequence ATGATAGCGATATTACAAAAGCTATTCTTTCGAAAATTCACGATTCGAATATTTGTTCTGTGGGGCATTTTTTTGATTGCTTGCAAAGAGGAAACAAGTACCGATCCTCCACCTGTTAATGAGCCGCCCACATCAACAAATCCTGTGACAGTGATAGGAGATATCACGGTAGAGACCTTGGCTTCGGGTTTCAATATTCCCTGGGGTATCGAAGTAATCGGAGAGGAGGAATTCCTGTTTACGGACCGTGTAGGTTTCTTGTATCATTATCTTGAGGGCACAACAAGTCAAATTGAAGACGTACCAGCTTCCAGTACCTTCACGACATCTGTAGGTTTGTTGATGGCTGGTTTGATGGATGTGAGCTTACATCCTGAGTATGAAAATAATGGCTTGGTTTACATCGCTCATGTGACACTTGACAATCGGCTGACCGTTTCCCGATTCACGATAGCGGATGGCCAAGCAACAGATGCACAAACCATCTTCAAGGCCAATGGCATTTCCGTAGGTTCTCGCATTTGCTGGCAGGATACGGATCATTTTTTCCTGTCCGTAGGTGTAGGGGGTGACCCTTTTCCGATCCTCGGACCTCAAAATTTGGGTGATGATCGCGGTAAGATCCATCGGTTGACTTCAGATGGACAAATACCCGAAGACAATCCAGTATTTGAGAATCAATTAGCTCCGACGAGCATCTGGTCCTACGGTCACCGGAATCCACAAGGGATGTACTTTGATGGAGCTTCACAAACTCTATATGCGAATGAACACGGTCCTTTTGGAGGTGATGAATTAAATCAAGTGGCGAAAGGTGAAAATTATGGCTGGCCCTTGTTTTCGCATGGATTGAATTATGATGGATCATCTGTTTCTACCATGAGAGAAGCTGATGCGGCAGAAATTTCCGTATTGCCCATAAAATACTGGGACCATTTCGCTCGAGTTTCACCCTCAGGATTGCTGCTGCTGGAAGGAAGTCAGTTTGTAAATTGGAATGGCTCATTTCTCATGGGGTCGCTGTACCCTCAAAATTTACTGAGATATGATCCTGAGACCGATGTAACCGAATTGGTACTAGCTCAAATAGGAAGGGTAAGAGATGTTGCTCAGCTTCCCTCTGGAAATCTGATCATTCTGGTTGACGCAGGCAGTCCGTCGGCGTTGGACAGAGGACGACTTTTAAAGCTTTCCCCGGTTGAAAATTGA
- a CDS encoding DUF1761 domain-containing protein produces MDLATAFANINWWAVLVAAISTFLVGGIWYGPIFGQAWMREFDYTEEDLKQRSVPRTFGLSLLLAFFAALILEMFIGAEADLMFGMMAGLLAGIGWVATFLGILYLFEMRSLKAFLINGGYCVISLTFMGVILGAW; encoded by the coding sequence ATGGACTTAGCAACAGCATTTGCAAACATCAATTGGTGGGCCGTCTTAGTGGCAGCCATCTCTACTTTTTTAGTTGGCGGTATCTGGTATGGACCCATATTTGGGCAAGCATGGATGCGAGAGTTTGATTATACCGAAGAAGACCTGAAACAACGCAGCGTTCCCCGAACTTTTGGACTATCCTTGTTGCTGGCTTTTTTTGCGGCACTGATACTCGAAATGTTCATTGGGGCCGAAGCCGACCTAATGTTTGGGATGATGGCGGGTTTGTTGGCAGGAATAGGATGGGTGGCTACCTTTTTAGGGATATTGTACCTTTTTGAAATGAGATCGCTGAAAGCGTTCCTCATCAATGGAGGCTATTGCGTCATTTCCCTCACGTTTATGGGGGTGATTTTAGGGGCCTGGTGA
- a CDS encoding AraC family transcriptional regulator: MIYKVSVHLVIVIIASVLILLIKKSRLEDEKRKHQLLMFHVGVWLLFFIMEFRWIYVLPSQVDLMRVISAFDALLFLPGMLLYAYVACRLKPGNFTIKFYHLLPSSIHVIVALCLLAIGKEYYVFIYDQRSLKLYYSLFEFSTLMFNGYFLIRTMFLVLQSKKGPDSSQRVFLAIFQKYIVVLLAAFLLGGVAWSVRNFTAEGFSWIYESSRFLVMIGIGYLSYCLIFRWEAMDFQVEPPRSYQRLDEFSISILQQKVAALVEEEQIFLNDQLTLADFSKRIATSPNDLSWLLNNTYGKSFYEFLNQYRIRFFLEKIHENAHEDRTILALAMESGFRSNATFYKAFKAETGQTPNQYIKRLQEVEV, from the coding sequence ATGATTTATAAGGTAAGTGTTCATCTGGTAATCGTGATCATCGCATCCGTTCTGATCTTGTTGATCAAAAAGTCTCGTTTGGAAGATGAGAAGAGGAAGCATCAGTTGCTAATGTTTCATGTTGGTGTCTGGTTGTTGTTCTTCATCATGGAATTCCGTTGGATTTATGTATTACCCTCGCAGGTGGATTTGATGCGGGTGATCAGCGCTTTTGATGCCTTGCTTTTTCTTCCTGGTATGCTGCTGTATGCTTATGTAGCATGTCGTCTTAAGCCCGGTAATTTTACCATTAAGTTTTACCACTTGCTTCCATCTTCCATTCATGTCATTGTGGCGCTTTGTTTGCTGGCGATCGGAAAAGAATATTATGTATTCATTTATGATCAACGGTCGTTGAAATTGTACTACAGTCTATTTGAATTCAGCACGCTAATGTTCAATGGTTATTTTCTGATTCGAACGATGTTTCTCGTTCTTCAATCTAAAAAAGGGCCTGATTCATCCCAACGTGTTTTCTTAGCCATTTTTCAAAAGTACATCGTGGTGTTGTTGGCTGCATTTTTACTAGGAGGAGTGGCCTGGTCCGTAAGGAATTTCACCGCAGAGGGATTTTCCTGGATTTATGAGTCTAGTCGATTCCTGGTAATGATTGGCATTGGTTACCTGAGCTATTGTCTGATTTTTCGATGGGAGGCTATGGATTTCCAAGTGGAACCTCCACGATCCTATCAAAGGTTGGATGAATTCAGCATATCTATTTTGCAACAAAAAGTAGCCGCACTTGTGGAGGAAGAGCAGATATTCCTGAATGATCAATTGACTTTAGCCGACTTTTCGAAGCGCATAGCAACCTCTCCGAACGACTTGTCCTGGTTGTTGAACAATACCTATGGCAAAAGCTTCTACGAATTCCTGAATCAATATCGGATCAGGTTTTTTCTGGAAAAGATCCATGAGAATGCGCATGAGGATCGTACCATTCTTGCACTTGCCATGGAATCCGGTTTTCGATCCAATGCGACGTTTTATAAGGCATTCAAAGCAGAAACGGGACAAACACCTAATCAATACATCAAGCGGCTACAAGAAGTGGAAGTATGA